The following DNA comes from Streptomyces globosus.
GAGAGGTCCTGAAGGGCGGCAACAACGCAGCCGTCGAGGAGCTGGCCAACGAGGTCGTGGCCACCCAGAGCGCCGAGATCCACCGGATGCGGGCCATGGGCTGACGGCCCGCTGCCGCAGTGCCATGCTGGAGATCCCTGCGGGAGGAGTACCGCCGTGCTTCGTGTCGCCGTCGTCGGATCGGGCCCGAGCGGGGTCTACACCGCCCAGACGCTGGTCGCGCAGCGGGAGGTGCCGGGCGTGCGCGTCGACGTCCTGGACCGGCTGCCGGCGCCCTACGGGCTCGTGCGGTACGGGGTCGCCCCCGACCACGAGAAGATCAAGTCGCTGCAGGGCAGCCTGCGCACCGTGCTGGAGGACGAGCGGATCCGCTTCCTCGGCAACGTCGAGGCCGGCGGGCCGCAGCTGTCCACCGCGCGGCTGCTGGAGCTCTACCACGCCGTCGTGTACTGCGTGGGGGCCGCCCGCGACCGGCTGATGGGGATCCCCGGCGAGGAGCTGCCCGGCGTGCACTCCGCGACGGAGTTCGTCGCCTGGTACAGCGGGCACCCGGACGTCGCGGACAGAGCCTTCGACCTGTCGGGGGTCCGCTCCGCGGTGGTCGTCGGAGCGGGCAACGTCGCCGTGGACGTCACCCGGATGCTCGCCCGCGGCGAACCGGAGCTCGCGCCCACCGACATGCCGCAGCCGGCGCTCGGCGTCCTGGCCGGCAGCGGGGTGCGCGCGGTGTCGATGGTCGCCCGGCGCGGCCCCTCCCAGGCCAGGTTCACCACCAAGGAGCTGCGCGAGCTGGGCACGCTGCCCGGCGTCGCGGCCCTGGCCGATCCCGCCGAGCTGGCGCTCGACCCCGCGTACGCGGCGGGGCCGGAGGGTGCCGCCGCCCTGCCCGCGGTGGCCCGGCGCAACCTGGAGGTGCTCCGCGGCTGGGCCGAGCCCGAGGGCGACCGCCCGGCCGGTCCCGCGGAACGCCGCATCACGCTGCGGTTCTACCTCCGCCCGGTGGAGGTGCTCGCCGGGCCCGGCGGGCGGGCCGCCGGGCTCCGCTTCGAGCGGACCGCCCCGGACGGCCGCGGCGGCGTCACCGGAACCGGCACGTACGAGGACGTCGAGGCGCAGCTGGTGCTGCGCTCGGTGGGCTACCGGGGCGTGCCGCTGCCCGGCCTGCCCTTCGACCCGGCGAAGGCGACCGTCCCGCACGCGGCCGGCCGGGTCCTGCGGGACGGCCGCGCCTCGGTCGGGGAGTACGTGGCCGGCTGGATCAAGCGCGGCCCGACCGGGGTGATCGGCACCAACCGGCCGTGCGCCAAGGAGACGGCCTCCTCCCTCCTCCAGGACGCGGGCGCCCTGGCCCGCCGCGAGCTGCCCGGCGACCCGCTGGACGCGCTGCGCGCGGCCGGGCTGCGGCCCGTGGAGTGGCCCGGGTGGCTGGCCATCGAGGCCGCCGAGGCCGATCTGGGCCGGTCGCTCGGCCGCCGCTCGGTGAAGATCCCGGACTGGGCGGGGCTGCTCGCCGCCGCGGAGGGGCGGGCGGCCGCCGGCGCGGAGGCGCGCGCCGCCGCCCCGTCCGCCTGAAGCCTGTACTGAGTTGCCCCGCGGCGCCGCGACGCCGCGGGGCAACCTCGGCGCGCACCGAACGCCGCTCCTTGCTCCACGGGGCAGTACACCCGGCCCGCCGCCGCGCCCGGGCCGTCCGGGCCCGGGCGCGGCGGCCGGGCCCGGACGGGGCGTCAGGACACCTCGCGGACGAGGTCCTCCAGCTCGGTGCGCAGCGCCTCGGCCAGCGCGGCCAGGTCGGGGACCGCCTCCGCGTCGGCGACGAGCCCGTAGTGGACGGTGTCCTTGTACGTGGACACCGCGACGGCGAGCGCGTGCCCCTGTGCCAGCGGCGCCAGCGGGTAGACCTCCCGGACCCGGCTCCCGCCGAGGGAGAAGGTGAACCCGGGCAGGGGGACGCTGGTGACCAGGATGTCGAAGAGCAGCCGCGCCGCCTGCGCCACCAGCGGGCCGCCCAGCCGGTGCCCCAGCGGGTGGACGTGGTCGGCGAGGAGGGCAACCGCCCCGGCCCCGCGGGACGGGCCGGCGTCCTTGTTGCGGTCCATGCCGCTGCGCACCCGCTGGAGCCGGCGGAGCGGGTCGGGCTCGTCGAGCGGGAGCCGGAGCAGGTAGCCGGAGAGCCGGTTGCCGTACTTCGCGCCCACGCCGGGCCTGCGGCGGGAGACCGGTATCAGCGCCCTCGGCCCGGCCCCGGGGGCGGCCGGGCTGCCCCGGCCGGCGAGCCACCGCCGCAGGGCTCCCGCCACGAGGGTGATCAGGACGTCGTTGACGGTGCCGCCGGCGACCTTGCGGATGCGGTTGACGTCGTCGAGGTCGAGTGCCAGGGCGGCCACCGCGCGGGTGCCGCTTCCGCCCGCGGTGGCCGTCAGGGCGGCGGGGACGCCGATCGGCAGGCCCGAGCGGGCCACCGCGGCACCGATCTCCAGCGCCTGGCCGACGCCCTGGAGGCGCGCGGCGAGGGCGCCTTGGAGGCTGCGCAGGGACCCGGCCGGGGCCTGGGCGGGGACGGGCCGCGGGGCGCTCCGGCCGGGCGGAGGCCCCTCGTCGAAGAGGTGGGCGGCCAGGACCAGGGCGGCGAGCCCGTCGGCCAGCGCGTGGTGGAACTTGAACAGGACGCAGAAGGACCGCGGGTCGGGGCCCGCCAGGACGTGCGCCTCCCAGGGGGGCCGGTCCCGGTCCAGCGGTCTGGCCATCAGCGGGCCGGCGGCGGCCGGCGGGTCGTCGGTGCGGACGAGGAAGACGTGCCGGGCCGGGTCGAAGTCGGCGTCCGGCGCCCAGGCGGCCGCGCCCACCGGGAGGAGCACGTCGTGGATGCGGCGGCGCAGGCCGGGGACGCGGGCGCAGCGGGCGGCGAGGAGTTCGGCGGCGCGGGCCGCCGGGTCGGGGAGGGCGGCGGTGGCGGGAGGGGTGTCGGAGCGGGGGCCCGGCGGGGCGGAGTCGAGCACCGCGAGGGCGCCGAGATGCATGGGGTGGCCGGCTGAGTCGATCCGCCAGAAGGCGAGGTCGAGCGGGGAGAGGTGCTCTGTGACCACGTATTGCCTCTCGCGAGCAGTGGCTGAGGCTGGAAGTCAACCCCTTTCGGCCTCCTACGATCAAGTAGCCACACTTTTGCCGCGCCGGTCGATCGCCGACGGTCAGCCGGTCAGGGCCACGGCCACGCCGCCGGGCCGCAGCCAGGGCGCGGGTGCAGACTGGCCGGAAGGCGACCGGCGGGACGAGCGGAAGTGCGGCCGGGCCGAGGACGGCCGGAGGTGTCGATCATGGCAGAGGTGCTGCTCCTGGCGGGGACCCGCAAGGGGCTCTTCGTCGGCCGCAGGAGGGACGGCGGGCCGTGGCGGTTCGAGGGGCCGCATTTCCACGCCCAGGCCGTCTACGCGGTGGCGGTCGACCGGCGCCGCACGGTGCCCCGGCTGCTCGTCGGCGGGGACAGCTCGCACTGGGGGCCGTCCGTGTTCACCTCCGACGACCTCGGGGCGACGTGGCGGGAGCCCGCCCGGCCGGCCGTGCGCTTCCCCGAGGACACCGGGGCCTCCCTGGAACGGGTCTGGCAGCTGCACCCGGCCGGGCCCGAGGCGCCGGACGTGGTGTACGCGGGGACCGAGCCGGCCGCGCTGTTCCGCTCGGCCGACCGCGGCGAGTCGTTCGAGCTGGTCCGCCCGCTGTGGGAGCACCCGACCCGCGGGGACTGGATGCCGGGCGGCGGCGGCGAGGGCCTGCACACCGTGCTGACCCACCCGGCCGACCCGGCGGCCGTCACGGTCGCGGTCTCCACCGCCGGGGTCTTCCGTACGCAGGACGGCGGCGGCAGCTGGGCCCCCTCCAACCGCGGCGTGTCGGCGGTGTTCCTGCCGGACCCGCAGCCGGAGTGGGGGCAGTGCGTGCACAAGGTCGCCCGCGACGCCGGCGACCCGGACCGGCTCTACCTCCAGAACCACTGGGGCGTGTACCGCAGCGACGACGCCGGCGGAAGCTGGACCGACATCGGCGCCGGGCTGCCCTCCGACTTCGGCTTCGCCGTCGCCGCGCACCCCCGCCGGCCCGGGACGGCGTACGTCTTCCCCCTGAACGCCGACTCGGACCGCGTCCCGGCAGAGCGCCGGTGCCGGGTCTTCCGCACCTCCGACGCGGGCGCCACCTGGGAGCCGCTCACCCGCGGCCTGCCGGACGGCGACCACTACGGCACCGTGCTGCGCGACGCCCTGTGCACCGACGACGCCGACCCGGCCGGCGTGTACTTCGGCAACCGCAACGGCGAGTTGTACGCCAGCCGCGACGAAGGGGACAGCTGGGAACTGCTCGCGGAGCACCTGCCGGACGTGCTGTGCGTGCGGGCCGCGGTGCTGCCCGCCTGAACGGCCCTCACGGGGAGTGCGGCGCACGGGGCCGGGCGTTGGGCCAGTAGAGTGACTCCCCGTGGCTGCACGACCGTTGAAAGAAATCGTCGAGCCGGGCTGGGCCCGTGCTCTGGAGCCGGTGGCGGCGCAGATCGCCGCCATGGGCGACTTCCTGCGCGCGGAGATCGCGGCCGGCAGGACCTACCTGCCGGCGGGGGCGAACGTGCTGCGCGCGTTCCAGCAGCCCTTCGACGAGGTGAAGGTGCTCATCGTGGGGCAGGACCCGTACCCGACGCCGGGGCACGCGATGGGCCTGTCCTTCTCGGTGGCCCCGGAGGTCCGCCCGGTTCCCCCGAGCCTGGACAACATCTTCCGCGAACTCCACGCGGACCTGGGCGTCCAGCGCCCCGCGAACGGGGATCTGACGCCGTGGGCCCGGCAGGGCGTGCTGCTGCTGAACCGCTCGCTGACCACGGCGCCGCGCAAGCCCAACGCCCACCGCGGCAAGGGCTGGGAGGCCGTCACCGAGCAGGCCATCCGGGCGCTGGCGGCGCGCGGCAGGCCTCTGGTGTCGATCCTGTGGGGCCGCGACGCCCGCAACCTGCGGCCGCTGCTGGGCGACCTGCCGGCGGTGGAGTCCGTGCACCCCTCCCCCATGTCCGCCGACAACGGGTTCTTCGGCTCCCGGCCGTTCAGCAGGACCAACGACCTGCTGGCCCGGCAGGGCGCCCAGCCGGTGGACTGGCGGCTGCCTACCGGGGTCTGATCCGTCCGCAAGTGGATCTTTCGGTTGAACCGTATACGACATTCATCGGATAAATACGGACAGATGCCGCCCGGCCGGACCCTGCCCGAACACCTGCTTCCGATAAGCCAGTAGCATGCGGCGCCATGAGCTCCCCCACTGGGCCCGCAAATGGCCTGCCCGTACGAATGCCGCGACCCCGCCAGACGGGACGCCACCGCCGGCCCGAGCCCGCGGTGGCCCCCGAGGGCGCGCCGACGCTGGTGCTCGCCGTGCCCGGCGCGCCTTCTGCCGCCTCGCGCGGGCTCGCGGAAGAGATCATCAGCATGGGCCGCTCCGAGCTGCCCGGCCTGGAGGCCCGCATCGGCTTCCTGGAGGGTGACGGCGCCGAGTTCCCGGCCCTGTCGGGCGTGCTGAGCGCCGTCGCGGCCGAGCGCGTCGCGCGCGCCGAGTTCGCGCGCGCCGCGGGGCACGAGGTTCCGGAGCAGTCCGGCCCGGACGCCGTGGTGGTCCCGCTGCTCGCCGGCCCCGACGCCGACCTGCTGCGCCGGATCCGCCAGGCCGTCATGGACTCCACGGCCGCCGTGGAGCTGGCCGAGGTGCTCGGGCCGCACCCGCTGCTCGCCGAGGGCCTGCACGTGCGGCTGTCGGAGGCCGGCCTGGCCCGCGCCGACCGCGCGCGGCTGTTCACGGTGACCACCGCTGCCGACGGCATCATCGTCGCCACCACCGGCGGCGAGGAGGCAGTGCAGGTCGCCGGCGTCACCGGCATGCTGCTGGCCGCCCGCCTCGCGGTGCCGGTCAAGGCCGCCGCCCTGGACCAGGAGGGCGCGGTCGCCGCCGTCGCCGAGCAGCTGCGCAGCGAGGGCTCCACGCAGCTCGCGCTGGCGCCGTACCTGATCGGCCCCGAGGCCGCCGAGGGCCTGCTGGACACGGCGGCCAAGGAGGCCGACTGCGCGGTCTCCGAGGTGCTCGGCGCGTACGGCGCGCTCGGCAAGCTGGTCGTCACCCAGTACGCCGCCGCCCTCGGAATCCCGCAGGGCGCCACCGCCCGCTGACCCCGGCCGGCGCGTCCGTACGAGGGCCCGCACCCCGCGAAGCCGGGGTGCGGGCCCTCGCCGCGTCCCGGGCGCGGGCGGGGCCGCCGGTCAGGCGAAGACGACGCAGGTGGCCGCCGGGACCGCGACGGCGCCGGCCCGGTGCGGCTCGCCGGTCGCCGGGTCGGTGTCGAACCAGGTGACGTCACCGGAGCGCTCGTTGGCCGCGTACAGGCGGAGCCCGGCAGGGTCGGCGGCCAGGTCGCGCGGCCAGGTCCCGCCGCAGGGGGTGCTGAAGGCGGGGCGGGGCCGGCGCGGGCCGTCTGCCAGGGAGAGCGTCGCGATCGCGTCGGCGCCGCGCACCGCGACCCGGACGAAGCGCCCGTCGGGCGAGGCCAGCACCGCCGACGGATAGGCCCGTACGCCGCCGGGCGCGGCCGCCGGGGCGAGCGGCACCTCGCCGAGCGGCTCCAGGCGCCCGGAGCGCGGATCCCAGCGGCAGACGGTCAGCAGGGGCTCCAGCTCGTGCACGACGTACGCGGTCCCGCCCTCCGGATGGAAGGCGAGGTGCCGCGGCCCGCTGCCGGGGCGCAGCCGGACCTCGGCGTGCGGGAGCAGGGCGGCGGCGGCCGCGTCGCCGAGGCGGCACACCCGCACGGAGTCGGTGCCGAGGTCGACGGCGAGGACCCAGCGGCCGCTGGGGTCGGGCAGGACCTGGTGGGCGTGCGGCCCCTCCTGGCGGTCCGGGTCGGGCCCGCCGCCCCGGTGGGTGAGGACGGCGGCGGGGCCGGCGGGGCTGCCGTCCAGGGCGAGCCGGAGGCTGCTGATGCTGCCGGAGGTGTAGTGGGCGGTGAGCAGGGTGCGCCCGGCGAGGCTGACGTGGGTGGGGCCCGCGCCGCCGACGGGGACGGCCGGCCCGAGCGGGGCGAGGCCGCTTCCCTCGGGACGGAACGCCCGGACGGCGCCCCGCTCCGTCTCGCTGACGGCGTAGAGCAGGCCGCTGCCGTGGTCGACGGCCAGGTAGGAGGGGTCGGCGAGGGCGTCGCCGGTGGTGGCGAGCGGGGTGAGCGCGCCGGTGGCCGGGTCGACGGCCGCGGTGGTGATCCCGCGGCCGCCGGCCGAGGTGAACGAGCCGATGTGGACGCGCGGCGGGGCGGAGCCCGTCCCTGCCGGGGTCCGGGGTTCTCCGCCGGTGCCGCGGACGCCGTCCGCCCCGCCCGCGCCTGCCGTGCCGTCCACGGATGCCCCTTTCCGCCGCTGCCCGCTTCCTCGGGCCGACGGTAACAGAAGGTCTAGACCAAGTCGCGGCCCTGGGCCCGCTCCTGGGCGCCCGGGTGGTGCACGTAGGCGGTCGCGCTCGGCCGGTCGTCGTACGTGCGGTGGAAAACCGGCGTCGCCGCGCCGGAGATGGGCGGGACGATCCACGACCAGTCGGCGCCGACCTCCCGGCCCTTGCGCTCCTCGCGCGCCAGGTGCGTCAGGAACCGCCGGGACTCGCTGTGGTGGTCCGCGATGGTGACGCCCGCCCGGTCGTAGGAGTGCAGCACCGCCCGGTTGAGTTCGACCAGGGCGCGGTCCTTCCACAGGGACCGGTCGCTGGAGGTGTCGAGGCCGAGACGGCGGCCGACGGCGGGCAGCAGGTTGTAGCGGTCGGTGTCGGCGAGGTTGCGGGCGCCGATCTCGGTGCCCATGTACCAGCCGTTGAACGGGGCGGCCGGGTAGTGGATGCCGCCGATCTCCAGGCACATGTTGGAAATGGCCGGAACGGCGTGCCAGCGCAGCCCCCACTCGGCCCAGCCTGGGTCGTCGGGGTGTTCGATGGGCACCTCCAGCACCGCGTCGGCGGGGGTGTCGAACCAGCGCGGCTTGTCGTCGACGCCCTGGACGACCAGCGGGAGGAGGTCGAAGGGGGTGCCCGCCCCGCCGCGCCAGCCGAGGGCGAGCAGCGCGCTGGTGAGCGGCGCGTTCCGCGGGTCGCCGACGGTTATCGAGGGGTGGTCGCCGTAGCCCGCGTACCGGATCAGCTGCTCGCTCCAGATCAGCGGGCCCGGGCGGTCGGGGGTGTCGGGGGCGAAGACGGTGATGGTGGGTCTGATCCGTCCGCCGTTGGTGGCCTCGCGCAGGTGCGCGAAGCACTCCTCGGCGAGCGCGTCGGCGTCGCCGATGTGTCTGCGGTCGCGCACGCGCAGCGAGTTCCAGTAGAGCCTGCCTATGCAGCGGTTGCTGTTGCGCCAGGCCACGCGGGCCCCGTGGGCGAGTTCCTGCGGCGTGTGCCGGTAGGTGCCCGTCTCCGCGATCTCGGCCCGCACGGCGGCGAGCCGCGCCTGCGGATCGCCTGCCTGCGGGTTCTCCCGGTGGAAGAGGCGGACGAACTCCTCAGCCGCGGCCCACACCTGCGTCGTGGTCGAGCGTTCCCGAAGTTTTTCCATCCCGGGCCGTTACCCCCTGTCCGGACAGATCCACCCTGTGCGTGGCGGATGCACACGCAGTGAACAGTGACCCGTTGTACAGGCCGCAGGTGGGCGGAGTCAGCGCGCCGGGTGCCGGAACACACCGGCGAGTGATCTTCGACCGAACCTCCTGCGCGGCGGCCTGACGGGGCGTAGGATCCGCCCCGGTCACCGGCCGGGTCTGGCCGGTGGCCGGGCCCGCCTCCGGCCGCAGGCGGGGACGCCCCGGGAGCCGGATCCGGTCAGGCGCTGATGACGAGCGGGGAACGCGGGTCGGTGCGCAGCGGGGCGTGCAGCGCCACCAGGGCGTGCTCCAGCCCGTGCAGGTGGGCCAGGGCCGGCTCGGCGGCCGCAGGCCGGCCGTGGGGCCGCGGCCCGCCGGCGGTCTCGGCCCCGGCGGCGCCGTGCGGCGCGGTCAGGGCCTCGACGGCGGCCTCGACGCGCCAGCAGGCGGCGGCCAGGCGGGCGTCGTGGGAGGCCTGCGGGTCGGCGGCGACGGCCACCAGCCCGCGGACCTCGCGCGCGCAGTCGTCGAGGAGGGCGAGTACCTGGCGGGCGCGGGCCTTGCGGGCGCGCAGCGGGCTGAGGGGGTGGACCAGCGGGGCGAGCGCGGTACGGGCGCGTCCCAGCAGCAGTTCCAGTTCGGCGGCGTGCGGCGCGGGGTCGGCGGCGGCGTCGCCGGCGAGCCGGTCGAGGGCGGCCGCGGTGGCCGCCCGCACGCAGTGCAGGGCGCGCTGGATGAACGCGTCGTTCACGGCATGGGTGGTGACGGGGAGGATCAGGACGACGGCGAGCGCCGCGCCGAGCGCCCCGACGGCGGTCTCCTGGAAGCGCAGGAGCAGCAGGCCCGGGTGGAGCACGCCGAGGAGCCCGTAGAGCAGGCCGGCCATGACGGTGACGAAGAACATCATCCAGGAGTAGGAGGGCGCGGCGGTGTAGAAGATGCCGAAGACGCATACGGCGACCAGGGCGGCGGTGGGGGCGGGCGCGCCGTCCAGCGGTACGGCGATCAGCAGGCCTGCGGCGATCCCGACGACAGTGCCGAGGACCCGCCGGAAGCCGCGGACGAGGGTCTCGCCGCGCGAGGCGGTGTTGACGAAGATCCACCAGGCGGTGCCGACGGCCCAGTACCACCGCTCGTGCGAGAGGGCCTGGCCCGCGAGCAGGGCGAAGGCGCAGGCGGCGGTCGCCTGGACGGCCTGCCGGGTGGTGGGCCGGGCCAGCCCCCGGCCGGGGAGGGCGGGCGGCGCGGGCGCGGGCGGGGTGCGCCGCTCGATCGGCCACAGCAGGAAGCGCACGGCGCCGGCGGAGAGCAGCGCCAGGCCGACCGCGGCGTACAGCTCGGGCAGCTGCGCGGGCAGCGCGTGCAGGAACTGCGTGACGAAGAACATCATGAAGGCGAAGATGCCGAGGGCGTGCCCGCGCGGCCCCCAGCGGCGGGCGTACACCCCGGCGAGGACGACGGCAAGGAAGGCGGCGTCCCGGACGGCCGGCATGCCGTGGAGCGTGGTGGCCAGGGCCAGGACGGGGAAGCCGGCGACGGGCAGCAGGGCGGTCGTCGCGCGCTGGGCGCGGACGCTCGTGTCGAGCACGGTGAACAGGGCCAGCAGCGCCGCGAGGCCGCCGGTGATGGAGGCGGTGAGGGAGAGCCCCGACAGCTCCGCCGCGGCCACGGCCGCGCAGACGCCGATCACGGCGCGCAGCGAGTTGCGCAGTCTCAGACGCCCCGGATCCGGAGCAGTGAACATCCTCTTCACGGCGGTGTGCCGCCCCCCTCAAGGTGGTGCGCGCCGGTCCGGCGGCCGGCCCGGGGGTGGTGGGCGGGCGGACACGGCGAAGGCACCGCGCTCCGGGACCGGCCTCGTTGCCGCCCGGCGCCGCGCGGCGCCTGAGTACATGGATAGGCCACAGATAACCATCCGGAGGCCCGCTGGCTCAACACGGCCCCGGATCACTGGGCCAATGGCCCGGTCCGGGGACGGTGGGACGGGCCGCTTCCGGGCCAGCGGACCAGCGTCAGGGGCGGGTGTTCCAGGCGGCGATCACGGGGAGGCCGTGCTCGGTGGAGAGCGCGCTGACGGTACCGGTGCGCAGCAGGAAGAGGCGGCCGTCCTGCGGCGGCAGGCCGAGGTAGCGGGCGGTGAGCACGCGCAGGAAGTGGCCGTGGGCGACGAGGACGGCCGGGCCGCGGCCCTCGGCCAGGACGGGGGCCACGCGGGCCAGGACGCGGTCGGCGCGGGCGCCGACCCCGGCGGCGTCCTCACCGGGGCGGCCGTCGCCGCCCGGCGGCACGCCGTCCGTCCACAGCGACCAGTGGGGCCGCGTGCGGTGGATGTCCGCGGTGGTGACTCCCTCGTAGCCGCCGTAGTCCCACTCGTGCAGGTCGGGGTCGGTGGCGGCGGGCGGCAGGCCGGCGAGCTCCGCGGTGGCGACGGCCCGGCGCAGCGGGCTGGCCAGCACCAGGGCGGGGCTCAGTGCGCTGAAGCAGGGGGCGAGCGAGGCGGCCTGCTCCTCGCCCGCCTGGGTCAGGGGGATGTCGGTGCGCCCCGTGTGGCGCCCGGAGGCGCTCCACTCGGTCTCGCCGTGCCTCACCAGCAGCAGGTCGCTCACTCTCCGGACGATAGCGGGTCGCAGGGGTGCGGGCCCGGTGCCGCGG
Coding sequences within:
- a CDS encoding FAD-dependent oxidoreductase, with product MLRVAVVGSGPSGVYTAQTLVAQREVPGVRVDVLDRLPAPYGLVRYGVAPDHEKIKSLQGSLRTVLEDERIRFLGNVEAGGPQLSTARLLELYHAVVYCVGAARDRLMGIPGEELPGVHSATEFVAWYSGHPDVADRAFDLSGVRSAVVVGAGNVAVDVTRMLARGEPELAPTDMPQPALGVLAGSGVRAVSMVARRGPSQARFTTKELRELGTLPGVAALADPAELALDPAYAAGPEGAAALPAVARRNLEVLRGWAEPEGDRPAGPAERRITLRFYLRPVEVLAGPGGRAAGLRFERTAPDGRGGVTGTGTYEDVEAQLVLRSVGYRGVPLPGLPFDPAKATVPHAAGRVLRDGRASVGEYVAGWIKRGPTGVIGTNRPCAKETASSLLQDAGALARRELPGDPLDALRAAGLRPVEWPGWLAIEAAEADLGRSLGRRSVKIPDWAGLLAAAEGRAAAGAEARAAAPSA
- a CDS encoding wax ester/triacylglycerol synthase family O-acyltransferase, translating into MVTEHLSPLDLAFWRIDSAGHPMHLGALAVLDSAPPGPRSDTPPATAALPDPAARAAELLAARCARVPGLRRRIHDVLLPVGAAAWAPDADFDPARHVFLVRTDDPPAAAGPLMARPLDRDRPPWEAHVLAGPDPRSFCVLFKFHHALADGLAALVLAAHLFDEGPPPGRSAPRPVPAQAPAGSLRSLQGALAARLQGVGQALEIGAAVARSGLPIGVPAALTATAGGSGTRAVAALALDLDDVNRIRKVAGGTVNDVLITLVAGALRRWLAGRGSPAAPGAGPRALIPVSRRRPGVGAKYGNRLSGYLLRLPLDEPDPLRRLQRVRSGMDRNKDAGPSRGAGAVALLADHVHPLGHRLGGPLVAQAARLLFDILVTSVPLPGFTFSLGGSRVREVYPLAPLAQGHALAVAVSTYKDTVHYGLVADAEAVPDLAALAEALRTELEDLVREVS
- a CDS encoding WD40/YVTN/BNR-like repeat-containing protein; translated protein: MAEVLLLAGTRKGLFVGRRRDGGPWRFEGPHFHAQAVYAVAVDRRRTVPRLLVGGDSSHWGPSVFTSDDLGATWREPARPAVRFPEDTGASLERVWQLHPAGPEAPDVVYAGTEPAALFRSADRGESFELVRPLWEHPTRGDWMPGGGGEGLHTVLTHPADPAAVTVAVSTAGVFRTQDGGGSWAPSNRGVSAVFLPDPQPEWGQCVHKVARDAGDPDRLYLQNHWGVYRSDDAGGSWTDIGAGLPSDFGFAVAAHPRRPGTAYVFPLNADSDRVPAERRCRVFRTSDAGATWEPLTRGLPDGDHYGTVLRDALCTDDADPAGVYFGNRNGELYASRDEGDSWELLAEHLPDVLCVRAAVLPA
- a CDS encoding uracil-DNA glycosylase is translated as MAARPLKEIVEPGWARALEPVAAQIAAMGDFLRAEIAAGRTYLPAGANVLRAFQQPFDEVKVLIVGQDPYPTPGHAMGLSFSVAPEVRPVPPSLDNIFRELHADLGVQRPANGDLTPWARQGVLLLNRSLTTAPRKPNAHRGKGWEAVTEQAIRALAARGRPLVSILWGRDARNLRPLLGDLPAVESVHPSPMSADNGFFGSRPFSRTNDLLARQGAQPVDWRLPTGV
- a CDS encoding sirohydrochlorin chelatase produces the protein MSSPTGPANGLPVRMPRPRQTGRHRRPEPAVAPEGAPTLVLAVPGAPSAASRGLAEEIISMGRSELPGLEARIGFLEGDGAEFPALSGVLSAVAAERVARAEFARAAGHEVPEQSGPDAVVVPLLAGPDADLLRRIRQAVMDSTAAVELAEVLGPHPLLAEGLHVRLSEAGLARADRARLFTVTTAADGIIVATTGGEEAVQVAGVTGMLLAARLAVPVKAAALDQEGAVAAVAEQLRSEGSTQLALAPYLIGPEAAEGLLDTAAKEADCAVSEVLGAYGALGKLVVTQYAAALGIPQGATAR
- a CDS encoding lactonase family protein, producing MGSFTSAGGRGITTAAVDPATGALTPLATTGDALADPSYLAVDHGSGLLYAVSETERGAVRAFRPEGSGLAPLGPAVPVGGAGPTHVSLAGRTLLTAHYTSGSISSLRLALDGSPAGPAAVLTHRGGGPDPDRQEGPHAHQVLPDPSGRWVLAVDLGTDSVRVCRLGDAAAAALLPHAEVRLRPGSGPRHLAFHPEGGTAYVVHELEPLLTVCRWDPRSGRLEPLGEVPLAPAAAPGGVRAYPSAVLASPDGRFVRVAVRGADAIATLSLADGPRRPRPAFSTPCGGTWPRDLAADPAGLRLYAANERSGDVTWFDTDPATGEPHRAGAVAVPAATCVVFA
- a CDS encoding nitric oxide synthase oxygenase, giving the protein MEKLRERSTTTQVWAAAEEFVRLFHRENPQAGDPQARLAAVRAEIAETGTYRHTPQELAHGARVAWRNSNRCIGRLYWNSLRVRDRRHIGDADALAEECFAHLREATNGGRIRPTITVFAPDTPDRPGPLIWSEQLIRYAGYGDHPSITVGDPRNAPLTSALLALGWRGGAGTPFDLLPLVVQGVDDKPRWFDTPADAVLEVPIEHPDDPGWAEWGLRWHAVPAISNMCLEIGGIHYPAAPFNGWYMGTEIGARNLADTDRYNLLPAVGRRLGLDTSSDRSLWKDRALVELNRAVLHSYDRAGVTIADHHSESRRFLTHLAREERKGREVGADWSWIVPPISGAATPVFHRTYDDRPSATAYVHHPGAQERAQGRDLV
- a CDS encoding FUSC family protein; the encoded protein is MFTAPDPGRLRLRNSLRAVIGVCAAVAAAELSGLSLTASITGGLAALLALFTVLDTSVRAQRATTALLPVAGFPVLALATTLHGMPAVRDAAFLAVVLAGVYARRWGPRGHALGIFAFMMFFVTQFLHALPAQLPELYAAVGLALLSAGAVRFLLWPIERRTPPAPAPPALPGRGLARPTTRQAVQATAACAFALLAGQALSHERWYWAVGTAWWIFVNTASRGETLVRGFRRVLGTVVGIAAGLLIAVPLDGAPAPTAALVAVCVFGIFYTAAPSYSWMMFFVTVMAGLLYGLLGVLHPGLLLLRFQETAVGALGAALAVVLILPVTTHAVNDAFIQRALHCVRAATAAALDRLAGDAAADPAPHAAELELLLGRARTALAPLVHPLSPLRARKARARQVLALLDDCAREVRGLVAVAADPQASHDARLAAACWRVEAAVEALTAPHGAAGAETAGGPRPHGRPAAAEPALAHLHGLEHALVALHAPLRTDPRSPLVISA
- a CDS encoding histidine phosphatase family protein is translated as MSDLLLVRHGETEWSASGRHTGRTDIPLTQAGEEQAASLAPCFSALSPALVLASPLRRAVATAELAGLPPAATDPDLHEWDYGGYEGVTTADIHRTRPHWSLWTDGVPPGGDGRPGEDAAGVGARADRVLARVAPVLAEGRGPAVLVAHGHFLRVLTARYLGLPPQDGRLFLLRTGTVSALSTEHGLPVIAAWNTRP